In a single window of the Sylvia atricapilla isolate bSylAtr1 chromosome 18, bSylAtr1.pri, whole genome shotgun sequence genome:
- the NPTX1 gene encoding neuronal pentraxin-1 has product MAAGPPGSRRLLPLLLPPLLLLLRPALGQGLGQTRFICTSVPLDGDVCAASALGTGSAEELKGTVLQLRETVLQQKETIMNQKETIRELTAKLGRCESQSVLEQPGEGKGRKGFSKNTMGDLSRPAAAETLSQLGQTLQSLKTRLENLEQFSRMNSSSQTNNLKDILQNKIDDLEKQVLSRVNSLEEGKLSPRNESEERGKIESTLTSLHQRISDLEKGQKDNRPPDRFQLTFPLRTNYMYAKVKKSLPEMYAFSICMWIKSSASPGMGTPFSYAVPGQANELVLIEWGNNPMEILINDKVAKLPFAINDGKWHHICVTWTTRDGVWEAYQDGTQTGNGENLAPYHPIKPQGVLVLGQEQDTLGGGFDATQAFVGELAHFNVWDRKLSPGEVYGLATCSSKALAGNVIAWAEANIDIYGGATKWTFEACRQLN; this is encoded by the exons ATggccgcggggccgcccggCAGCCGCCGCCtcctgccgctgctgctgccgccgctgctgctgctgctgcggccGGCGCTCGGCCAGGGCCTGGGGCAGACGCGCTTCATCTGCACCTCGGTGCCGCTGGACGGGGACGTGTGCGCCGCCTCGGCGCTGGGCACCGGCTCGGCCGAGGAGCTGAAGGGCACCGTGCTGCAGCTGCGGGAGACggtgctgcagcagaaggagaCCATCATGAACCAGAAGGAGACGATCCGCGAGCTCACGGCCAAGCTGGGCCGCTGCGAGAGCCAGAGCGTGCTGGAGCAGCCCGGCgagggaaagggcaggaagGGCTTTTCCAAGAACACCATGGGCGACCTGTCGCGGCCGGCCGCAGCCGAGACCCTCAGCCAGCTGGGGCAGACGCTGCAGTCTCTGAAAACCCGGTTGGAAAACCTGGAG CAATTCAGCAGGATGAACTCCTCCAGCCAGACCAACAACCTGAAGGACATCCTGCAGAACAAGATCGATGACCTGGAGAAGCAGGTGCTGTCGCGGGTGAACAGCCTGGAGGAGGGCAAGCTCAGCCCCCGCAACGAGTCCGAGGAGCGCGGCAAGATCGAGAGCACGCTCACCTCGCTGCACCAGCGCATCAGCGACCTGGAGAAAG GCCAGAAGGACAACCGGCCCCCGGACAGGTTCCAGCTCACCTTCCCCCTGCGCACCAACTACATGTACGCCAAGGTGAAGAAGAGCCTGCCCGAGATGTACGCCTTCAGCATCTGCATGTGGATCAAATCCAGCGCCTCCCCCGGCATGGGCACCCCCTTCTCCTACGCCGTGCCCGGGCAGGCCAACGAGCTGGTGCTCATCGAGTGGGGCAACAACCCCATGGAGATCCTCATCAATGACAAG GTGGCCAAGCTGCCCTTCGCCATCAACGACGGCAAGTGGCACCACATCTGTGTCACCTGGACCACGCGGGACGGCGTGTGGGAAGCCTACCAGGACGGCACACAGACGGGCAACGGCGAGAACCTGGCCCCCTACCACCCCATCAAACCCCAGGGCGTGCTGGTCCTGGGCCAGGAGCAG GACACGCTGGGCGGAGGGTTCGATGCCACGCAGGCCTTCGTGGGGGAGCTGGCCCACTTCAACGTGTGGGACCGCAAGCTGAGCCCGGGGGAGGTGTACGGCCTGGccacctgcagctccaaggCACTCGCGGGCAACGTCATCGCCTGGGCCGAGGCCAACATCGACATCTACGGCGGGGCCACCAAGTGGACTTTCGAGGCCTGTCGCCAGCTCAACTAG